The DNA segment gataaaaaatttttatctgtgccacactgcacagaaagcagctgttttccagtccctacgtagaaagacattgtttgctgacgactctcgtctgacgtcagaacaggtttctttccggctaaggccggaaagagtaccctttccggccgctgaatttcaagtgtgctaaagcagctgatcaaaaaactttgcattatttgagtttcttattcaataattaaacatttataataatatcatcttattatcatttgaaaggataaaaaagtataaactcaacctaccacataattgaacataatcttttaggttatttagacaaatcaaaataaaaaataaaatacttggacaattacCTGATactcagattacctcagatttgctagagctatgaccttccacttttgctctcggaagtgcttaataaacaattattattctcatatattgtcacgttattttttatagttaaataacgataagcctcctgcttggcatcaatcggtagagcatgaaatattttaataattataaaaatcaggtcgtggttttttataggatacagtctcacttTAGTACGACATGTTCTTGTCATCATACATTAATGGGCTCATACAGgagcttataaaaataatactgataatttattaaaaaatatatatatggtacttatcctatagtattgaggaataaaaataaatcgcacaccataaacaatttgatacatatattaacaaatattgcaaaaaataaatcagagcaaaaaatatatagagtgacaaaaaaatatataatataagatagaacaataatcgaaatcaataaaatatcacaggccaatactattctttaaattttatagcacgaaacgttaccatgtgcttccatttttatgatcatatgcattcatttgcatgtagctgcgatatcagcttgctaatacctgtcgacttggacaattctatttaaACTAAATTCTTAAAATCAGCATAACAAATTGACAAgctagtaatccaaatatatatatattaaattctatagtatctaatagatttctttgtaatatctgatatcagcttgctaatacctgtcgacttggacaattctatttaaACTAAATTCTTAAAATCAGCATAACAAATTGACAAgctagtaatccaaatatatatatattaaattctatagtatctaatagatttctttgtaataaatatatattttatctcagggtgcgagattcggcacctgaaggaataaatagagcaattcatctagtgaatcagagctacaataaactatcgcaaattatattgcagaaattaataatcatatgaatattgtattaacagcctagattttatacttctttgattgatagatcttccaatatatgaattgattcgttactttctaataaaataccttttatactacatttacttgcgcaagtatttttaccaaattcataatttataagaaaccctttcgacgagctagctttgattcttatgtaatttcgaagcactgagggcgccctatcactatttcaatatttttcactcacgtgtcggaattttcttatgagctgctgatgtcgatccaactcctggtggtcctggattattgtagccggagtcgtctcttccaaggggttacaaaattatttaaaaatgacttttgctttataagagcatcacaaagtcttataagaaatttagtaattcaatttaactttaaattattacaaggtattacgctctataatttttggtgacctctcatggtggtagttggcaggcgagtgtggttctcgtttctcaattttacaattctcttTTCTGAtttctaaatttgcataaaatttgaatattctattcctccgccattcaaggctcaaatagaccgtactaaaatattaaattattacttatgttatatatttaataattactttgccttcgggccatatccaaaacatagactatacaacaattttttataaattcttattatttgtagaaatatatactgtacaaatatttttgaatcggctcactattgccgcctatcaattgccactatttgattggtgcatgcaaattcgaggagtaacctcctacttccttaatacatttaattattttcgttgggtttttaaatatgctctttacatgctaagtaattttttataggttattagttgtttcatacattacaataattagccacgtgagacttttagttcctcaaattgcatactgttttgccacaatgaatttctgccaaggtgtttggtcagattctacgttgtatggctcggtcgatcgttaggtcgccgatcactaaatgtttatgcctaacctcaattttcaatattttatatgatattatatagtagcaaaatttatttccattcctcttaggctgttgtacagtttagccaggatgtctgatattatctaatctttacgttatctctttggcgatattagccaattacttcacttagacctataaatatttcagctagggatttttatttatcaatccaaattaaatatgttacaatatatatatatatatatatatatatatatatatatatatatatatatattgttctattgttcttatttttctgtgtggcgagaaaaatcgttcgcaccacgggcgcaaaaatgtttttccggctctcaatcttttctagtcctcggcctacggcctctgACTTGAcaaccctaggtgcgaaatatactattatccATGGATAATGTAATTAGATTTTTCAATGCGATTACAGTTTCTATCATTTTCAGACCTCCATCAACTCTACTTTAATTACTATATcattttttactattattatctGAAGTACACTGCTATCATCTATTATGTGACGTacacaataaaaattttgacaCCATAAAAGTCAGCCTATTCATTGTtaaaaattcattcttcaagTCACAAATGGAAGTTACATGAGATGACTAGAATCTTTCATAGGGAATGGAGGATAGATCCCTCACAATAAATTAGACATTAGTTGCTTTGTGTGTTGATAGATGTTGAGGATAAGGTCAAGATATAAGTTTATAAGTATTAGTTTATAAGTATTATAAGTTTTTTAGTATTAGTAttagtttataagtttataagtATTAGAGGTCTATTCTCAAAATTCGGATTATTAAGTCCTCTTCAGGTTGAAATAGTCTATTTAAAAAAGTCAACTCATTAATGACATTGTAAAAAGATGtccattcaatgattttttgcTAGAAGATAGAGGAAGTATGCAAGGAATCTATACAAATTATGAGATTAAAGATATTCAATAAATCTTGATTTATTCTCTCACCATTTGGAAAGAAACATAGAATCATTAGGTAGAGTTGGAATCatattatgtaggcctactctacGAAGAAATAAGCAATCTTTCAAAATCCCATGAAATGTTGAAGAGATACTTTGAGTAGCCTGGCAGAATTAATTACGAGCAGACTTCATTTGAATTGGCACCCCTTATCTATGACGCCTTTCTACTCATTCCTTCTAATGATATTCCATCTATACGGAATCCTTTAATACAAATGACTTTTGTGATTCCACTCATGAATAATGAAGGGAAGATATTGCATGTTTTGTATGCAGGTATTCCGGAACGCCCGGAATATAATAAATGTAGGTTGAGCATTTTCCATTCCGTAGAATATCGTTCAATACCATTCTCAGCTGTAGAACTGCTAATGCGTGATGCACTTACCAAAGAGATTAGtaagacatttaaacattctgTAGGGAATTGGAAGTAGGTTTTCTTACAGGGGTTTTCGCTGCTCAAGTTTGGAAGGGAGAATAATAGAGATGATAGTCTTTCTagtaattcatttttgaaacgAAACtttcatcataaaaatgaattcaaCATTACTAGACTAATATTAGTTCATTGTTCAATGGTTGGCTTGAAGACGAAGTTCCATTGAATGATTGCTCACGAGGTTTTTCCATTTGTATTTGATGATAAAATCGATTAAGGTACAATAAGTGAACACCGTAGAGAATGATATTCCATTATTGAGAAGAGAGAATAGTAACGATGAGCCAAACTTACAGCGATCCGGTGCATTAAGACAAATTGGATTCGTGACGGATCAAAATGGTAATTCTATCAGATGAAATGGAAATTGTACGAAATTGAAACCAGTAGACCTATTACCAGTAGCAGTAGCTACAATACAATGGGTACGGCTTATGCTGCATCTCATTAGTCAATTACTAATAATTGAAGACGAGAATTTCTGAAATTACTACGGCCCAGTTGAGAAGATTATATTGCCAGCCAGCTTTTAAATTCATTTCAGAACTGTTTCCAAACTCTAGTTTTTCAAGCTTCCATTCTATACAATCATTGAGTGAATTGCAATGAAATCAATAGgctattcatttgaaaatctcatttttttattctctcgTTTTAATTCTCAAGCCAATGTTCTGTTTCTAATGaatatgtataatgtatataatttaattaattaatcaatataaaaagtgatttaatcTATTCGTTATTTCACAACGTTTAATTTCACTTAATTAGAATATTGAGCGTTATTGATGTCAGTCAAGTCTCATTACTTGGTCGTAGGTACTTTTAGATTCCGACAAGTACCGTACAGATACAAGTTTTCTACAGGAGCTTACTACGACATACATGCTTATGGTATAACGTTCATCAAagacaatatgatattatatttttggtCTATGCTGGTGAGATGAAATTTGTGGTCAAACTGAATCATGATATTTTGTGAAGAAAATAGCGTATTCAAATCAAAGAATTGAATAGCCTAATCATCACTCGAGTTTATATCATTTCatattcatgtattttattatcatgaatttcatgccatcaatttgtgtttttttaGTCAAGTTTTCCTTCTTGTGAATTCTGTGAGAGCTTTGAAAAAGTAATCCCGGATCAACATTGATAAATCCCTCATTTTGACTACATAGTGAGGAGTGCTTATGCATTGAGAAAGCTTTTCCGATAATAATGCCATTCCACTAAAGACGTGCTCCTTTGACAAAGTGGGGTTTTATGGACTGGCAAAGTCACTGGCTTTCACTCACCAATGAGCATTCTTATCGTTTGTGAAATGCACTGAAAGCGCAAATGCCATGGATTCAGCCAGGAGACGTGTGCAGTTTTTTTCTGGTAGAATGAGTTATTTGGGATTTGGACTTGGATTGAGTTGTTGAGACGACGTCGACGCGTTCGACGTGACTGCAGCACGCGACGCTGCCGACGCCTGGCGCCGTATTTTATGAGTGAGGTTGTGCGGGTCGTCACGACGCTTGACTAGAAACCGGGTTAAAAGCGGTCGCGTCACAACAACACTGATTAATGCCTTTTAAATCTCATTTTTCCACAACCAGAAGACATACCCCACCGCCGCTTAGAGCCTAGTAGAGGAGGGTCTGTGCCAGCTATTTTATCCCAAAAGCCAGTCTGTTCTCGACGATCACTCTTTTTCCCTTTTCTGAAACATCCCTTCCTCAGTTTACATTATTCTTGTTACAATAACAGCTCTttcttgttgaccgagcgaagtgaggtctaagattcaagtcgactgtttggcatttctcttgatgttgtgatgaatttttcaaatagacctcataagaagagagaaaattgtgattaccttttaaaatgaaagaatttgctaaaggaacggttagcgaccgagcgataaagcttccttatcagtaactgtacatcagataagagtaccgttctgtactgaatattttttagaaaactatttaataaaactataattattctgcaaataaagcacgaaccatttatgaactgctcattgaattttgaggttacactttgtttactaccgatcagatgttttaaagcagcccaaacacagctgactgattcaacgaattttaaaatgtcatgccagattcatgcaagctataattttatttctaaaaaaaagtaaaaactatcaataaaggaccaagaatttcgaataaaaaaataaaatgtatgtattattgttgaaattatttattacttaaaaaattatattataatgtcaagtattattgtaactaactaggtcatagcatgaacatcatattattgataagaacgacagaaattaattataacagtctcaaacataataaaaattgtataagaatattaatttattaattattatttcaactgagcCACATGGTGATTAAACCTCTTTGGCAaatctaagccaatcatagtgcatagaaatagcaccaaaaaggtgatcgtttgaaagcaacacatgttaatctactaaaagacaacaaacctgccttatcatatacgctagcacatgtacattgtatgagaggaactatgtctaggagattaagcagttttaagaattatataaattgaattattatcgtGATTAAAGGAGTTATATTCTATTGCtagccactgacgtcacgtctacgtcacaattgttctaccaatggcaaattttcatgcaaatttattacaccgagattctcagagaaaggttctagccaagaagcttagagaaaagacagcacttcccttttgaaatcctcaccgttcagacctcgttaaagttaccaagacctatttgtaagattttcgttcgattttatatgttttatttgtgagccaatatttttaggctattctatttgttattcgtaaatctaTGTTCATCattcgataaattaaaagtctaaagttaaattatcccttaattaatttggtgaaggagatatttaaattaaaattccccacgtgctgagaccgaagcctggattgctgccgatcaaacgattttgatccaaAGAagaaaccacgaccgccaaggagtttcacgtgagttataagtttaaaggggccccaatctacgcttcgaaaatatttcagtgcagaaaaatttaaaagtttcttcgttaaattattggccacgccgacaagcgcttttagttattaagagcctagaatttattcatatagaatttctaagaacttgtggttgattaactatcctctgctgccagaaccacgaccccgagcaaacttttttaaaatattttataatttattttcaccattttttcacaaaccgttaaattttatcaattgtaaaattctgtcgaatcatgcatggtgtcatgcaagcacaagaaaatttttaactcttttgttaatgctaaattattatcaacctgtaaatcaaattctgaatctgcactgtatgatcatatattttattataatatatttcaattttgttaattcgttttctgagttcgattatttcttaagcctgtcaattattgtgtctgatacgttctatatcatcaagaaccgatcgaatacgatcattgaaataattgaattaagctggatattggaacaggtctaagtggatgtagtgagtggggtcagatcgagatatttgttctttgtccttacctgctcatatatcagcttttatctgttaccaacctcgacttaggagcgaatacatcaacagtacagcagatgcagccagagatcatataacttcctacaatagagcttaaaacccgacaagactctgttctcgaaatatattctgaacgatatttggtccaagtaccgcattttaatccttcagaacttattagagacgcagtcccgtaaattatctacatcgggatttttgctcgacctgtatgattttgtatgctcattcttcacaggtaataattttaaggtatccgtattcagtgtttagcgtccgctacactacttataaaaatttcatcatcatacaatctgtcataagaagaatcaagggtgagcgagcgtttaggcctcctgcgattccgacaattgtattgaatcttgtagtgagtcaatcagtctggtgtaaacttagcgtccacgcacgcagttacaaaatttataacctcaacaccgttgaattagtacaagattcactctacatatgtgaagccgttaaaaaacgctttacaatgtctaaatgtttgaatgttcaaatgtttttatgttgcgcttttacggcgaaatgcggtaatagattttcataaaatttgacaggtatgttcctttttaaattgcgcgtcgacgtatgtacaaggtttttggaaattttgcatttcaaggatgagataaatggaaaaaggagcctccttcatacgccaatattaccgtaaaaatcagactatagaattatccatcataaatcagctgtctagtggactataatactacccgttcaaaaacatcgaacatcttgaaaatgtatctttccattaacgttagtagacagttgactataatactacccgttcaaaaacattgaatatcttgaaaatgtatctttccatcaacgttgtagacagttgcagctaGACCTGAtgacagcgctcacactcacattccgggacgacacgtcacggtacgatatgacagaaagctctatatttatttaggattttttctagaaattttaaattgataaattatttattaatttttgagaaaatataacaacaggtcaatgtaacttactgagcacgaggtctactgttcacagaactactagtatttattCTCCATGGCTCTGGTTCACAGTTATTTGATAACAATTACTGGATATGCTCATTATAACAGTGCTGCAGAAAAAAGGAACaaaatctagaaatttaataaaaatgtaattatgTTTAATTTTGTCTAATCTAATTGCAAAGTACGTGAATCTAGTTGGAGTAGTTACTAATGATACATTAGCAAGTTATAAGAGGTTGAGTACGAGTTATATTCGTAGTCCGCTCGTGTCGTAAATCTAGATGGAAAGAAGTAAATATTTATCAAGAGAACTTATTgatatcttaaggtgcgtacagataggcctatacgcgccgcgaacaagagcaattcacttttaatcagctgactatatctgtatttttacagaaacggtaagatacagatataaaaatcttggcatcagctgattaaaagtgaattgctcatgttcgcggcgcgaaaatctgtacgcacctttagggccggtttccgagcttgggattagtccacgttcaaattgaattccaaaaaactagaaaatttaacttaagataaagagaaaatagtggaaagtttcagctattttgaattattcaggaatgtttaatttcgtcaaggaaaaacgtttccaattatagaaatgagaaaatctTATTATAGTacgcgagcaatttctgtatatttttatatctggttatttatgctcAACGGATCTccaaaatggctctaacgattatcacgaaatttgaaacatagcaGGTTCACATAtaagaattcgattgcactaggtctcatccctgggaaaactcgctgaaggacatgaataggataataattatttatccttgggaaaacagatgataatttagTCGTCTgtcaataacagaagatgcgtgtgtgggaaaGTTACAGAATTATTTCTAGCTGtaaaatcaatcagcttacctcacgagaaatattaatctagaaattttaatcgacttgatcagaATAATCTGATTATTTGTTGAGATGActtggtatatcattctaaattagagtatatcataattttcaaagttaatcattatctTACAGTAGTtgcaagtgattagtgagtgttattttttaCTCAATTTGGTTTgaaaacaatctaaattggtactttttggactaattatagtgtataaatcaaaattcgaggaagagacagttttgggctttgcatattagtccttccccaatcatttcaaagaattgtgttttgtttataaataattaagGAGCGAAGCTTGGTAACCCGATATTAAAGATTACCATACAAATtacgactatgccccgtttcggaaagccaattttctaactACACCAGTTTAAAgtctgtttaaagtctagaacttagctagatcccgagctcggaaaccagcttTAAATATTTTGGAAGAGGTATCTCTTTTCTAAGTAATGGTATGTGCTTCTCCTGCACATACTGAAAGTATAGCATGTGCTCCTCTCTTATCGATTTGATAATATCAATGGAGATGAATATGACCGGATTGCAGTGTTGTTATCCAAAATGATGTTATGTTGATTGCGCTTGCATTgctatttttgttgtttcaagTTCAAGAGTACAACAGCTGTTGAGCTCCAGATGCGTCTACAAGGGCTACAAGAACATGCGATTGCGGTTGTGCGTGCGTGCCTGCAGTGACTGGAGCCCGTTGAAGACACAACACATAACGGCCGGTCGACTTGGCGGGTGGTTGTCTTGTGTGCTGCACGGCTGGC comes from the Nilaparvata lugens isolate BPH chromosome 1, ASM1435652v1, whole genome shotgun sequence genome and includes:
- the LOC120351003 gene encoding uncharacterized protein LOC120351003 isoform X2 → MTALTLTFRDDTSRSRVQQLLSSRCVYKGYKNMRLRLCVRACSDWSPLKTQHITAGRLGGWLSCVLHGWHPGLHLISRRHSTPLHDKLFMDTSHLNSNYIFM
- the LOC120351003 gene encoding uncharacterized protein LOC120351003 isoform X1 gives rise to the protein MTFETLSSRMKCQSDSSRVQQLLSSRCVYKGYKNMRLRLCVRACSDWSPLKTQHITAGRLGGWLSCVLHGWHPGLHLISRRHSTPLHDKLFMDTSHLNSNYIFM